The genomic window GCCATTTGCAGCTCCTATAAGTTTCCATCAGGATTTGATCAATCAGTTGAATACTTTTATTTTGAATGATGAGGAACGCGAAATCGCTGAATTCCTTGTTGGAAGTATTGATGATATGGGTTATATCCGAAGAAGTATTCCAGACATTGTAGACGATATGGCTTTTACTCAGGGAATCTACACTGATGAAGCAATGGTTGAAAAAATGTTGACGGTAATTCACGAACTTGAACCTTCAGGAGTTGGTGCGCGTGATTTACAGGAATGTTTATTGCTTCAGTTAAAACACAAAACACCAACTGAATATGTTGATTTAGCAATCGACATTATCGAAAATCAGTTTGATGCTTTTACGAAGAAACATTACGATAAACTTTTACAGAAATACAGCATTTCTAACGAACAGCTTAAAAAAGCAATTCATGAAATTGAAAGATTAAACCCAAAACCGGGTGGTTCTTTTGCTGGAAACAATAAAGTTACAGAAAACATTGTTCCTGATTTTGCCATTAGAATTGCAGATGGCGAATTAGAATTAACCTTAAACGGAAGAAATGCTCCTTCCCTGCACGTTTCTAAAGATTATCAGGAAATGATGCAGACGTATAAAGAATCTCGCGATAAATCGACTGCGCAGAAAGATGCGGTTCAGTTTATCAAACAAAAACTAGATTCTGCTAAATGGTTTATTGATGCCATCAGACAGCGCCAGGAAACACTTTTTGTCACTATGAATGCAATTATGCATTATCAGGAAGAATATTTCTTAGACGGCGACGAAACCAAGCTAAAACCAATGATCTTAAAAGACATTGCAGATATGGTTGGTTTGGATATTTCGACAATTTCACGTGTGGCAAACAGCAAATATGTTGAAACACCATACGGAACTAAATTGATTAAAGAGTTTTTCTCTGAAGCTATGAAAAATGATCAGGGTGAAGATGTTTCGACTTTAGAAATTAAAAAAATTCTTCAAAACACAATTGAGGAAGAAGATAAGAGGAAACCGCTTCCAGATGATCAACTTGCAGAAATCTTAAAAGAAAAAGGATATCCGATTGCGAGAAGAACAATTGCTAAATACCGAGAACAACTTGATATTCCCGTCGCGAGAATGAGGAAGAAGATTTAAGGTTTTAACCATATAAGAGCTCTAAGTTCATTTAAAACAACAAACCCGATAGTTTAACTATCGGGTTTTATTTTTTTATTGAAGTAAGAAATTCCGAAGGAGTCATAACTGGAATTTCTGAATTTTTAAAATCTTTTTTATTTCTGGTTATCAATACATTACATTTATGATGTAATGCACTAAAATACTGGACAGCATCTTCGAAATCATTAAAGTTTGAAATGAGACTTTTATCAATTACAATTTCATCAATAGCAGAAACTTCGCATATAAAACGAAATTTTCTCAAGGCTTCCAAAACAACTTTCTTTTCAACCACTTTTGAAATTACATAAACCGTATTTACAAAAGACAAAGATGAGCTTGCTAACCTAAAATTTTTATTTTCTGCAAGTGAGGCTATCATTGCAATATCATTAAAAAAGGGTTCTCGTTCTCCTATTAAATCAATTAAAACATTTGTATCTAAAAACAGCTTCATTACTTATATTTTTCAGACAAGTAGTCTTGTCTATCTTTTTTATAGTCAAAATCATTGTCAATTTTGCCTTTTCCAACTGCAAGACTTTTCACAAAAGCGCTTATTTCACAATTCTCAGAAGTACTATCTTTTTCAATTATTGTTTTTAAATAATTTTCGACCAAAAGTGACAAGCTGTGCTTATGTTCTGCAGCATATATTTTGGCCCTATCGATAACGTTTTTATCTAGTTTCAATGTTAATTTCGCATCCATAATTTTTATATTTATTCTATACGTACAAATATACAAAAAACATCCGTGCACAATTAAACCCGACAGGTTTCAGAAATCTGTCGGGTTTAATTATTTTAAATCATCTATAAACCTTTATTTATACTGATCAGGTAATACTTTTATATCAAACAAAAAAACTTTCTTTTTGTCACTGTAGCTATAAACCAGAGTATAATCATTTTCTCTGAATACCTGAAGTCCTGTATTTGCTTTTGCAGTACTTAAAAGACTTTTCTTAATTTCTTCTTGAATTACATTTACCTCAGCAGTTTTTTTCATCACATTCAGCAATGTCAAATTGTACTGAACTGTTTTTTCTTCATGCAGACTTACACTGTCCAAACGAATACCTTCCTGAATATTCAAAGGACAGCTTTTATTATATTTTGCAATTAATTCTACTACTTCAGTATTTACTTCATCTTCTTTTTCGCCTAGGTAAAATTGAAAATAAGCTACGAAAGCAACAGCAATTCCAATTAATACTAACAATAAAACAGTCGATTTTCTCATATTTTGTAATGTCTTTGTCATGGCTTATAATTAAGTAAAACAATCTATTTTTCGTGATTCTTTTTCATTGCTTTAAAATACGCTGCACGGCTAAGTGGTTCGTACTCTTCTGTTTCTCCAAGCATAACCAATTTATCGTTATCCGTTTTTCTAAAACTATAATTGGCTAAATTTCCAGTTCTAGTACAAACGGCATGAACTTTCGTTACATATTCTGCTGTCGCCATCAATCCAGGCATTGGTCCAAACGGATTTCCTTTAAAATCCATATCCAAACCAGCCACGATTACACGAATTCCTTGATTAGCCAAATCGTTACAAACTGTAATAATTTCGTCGTCAAAAAACTGCGCTTCGTCAATACCGATCACATCACAGCCTTGCGCCAAAATCAAAATATTGGCAGCTGCTGGAACTGGAGTTGAGCGGATTTCGTTGGCATCATGAGACACCACCATTTCGTCATGATAGCGGGTATCAATAGCAGGTTTAAAGATTTCGACTCTTTGTTTGGCAAATTGGGCGCGCTTTAATCTTCGGATCAGCTCTTCGGTTTTACCCGAAAACATTGATCCACAAATAACTTCAATCCAACCAAATTGTTCTTTGTGATTTACTGTATTTTCGAGAAACATTTTGTATTTTTCTACCTTTAAAAATGAATAGTTTTTATTACTTTGTACTGGCAATAAATTGATGTAAAAATGTACTGTTTTACATTTTTTCAAAAGTAGAAAATTTTTAGCAAACCTTAGATTCGCGAAAGCGTATTAACAGAAATAAAAAATTATCTTTTGAATTTCCTTGAGAATAGAGACATTCAGACATCAAATACACTAAAATACCTTATTCACTATAATTTTCAACAGTTATGAAAAAAAAATTGGAAGCTGATTTAATTAGCATTGCACATCGAATTTTAAAACTTAAAAACAAATCCGATATCAATCAATTGTATCTTGAAACTCAGAAATTATATGAGAAATTAGCGGTATTAAAATTTGTAGAAGAGAATTTCGACGCTGTAAAACCAACAATCGGCCAAAATGATATTGTTGCGGAATTGGAAACGATTTTTGAAAAAGAAGAAGACACAACTCCTGCTGTAATTGAACTTGAAGCACCAGCTGAAGAAAAAGTTATTGCACTTGAAGAATCGTACGAACCTGAAATTTCAGAGGAAAAACCAGCAGAAATTGTTGAAGTTGCTGAACCAATCGCTGAAGTTGAAGAACCAATAATAGAAGAAATTATTGAACCAATCATTGCTGAAATTGAAGCTCCAATTATTGAAGAAACTATAGAACCAGTTGCTGAAAAAATAATTGAACCAGAAATTGAAATAGAAGAAACCAAAAATCCTGTTGAAGAATTTTCGTTTACAACTGTAAATGAATTAAAGCCTATTCCGGATTTCAAACCTGCCTTCGAATTAGAAACTGAGGCAATAGAAGAAGAAATTAAAGAAGAACCAAAAGCTGCGACTTCTGCTCAGCCAACAATTTTGTTTGAAGATTTCGGAATTAATTATGCCGATGCGCAATTCGTAAAAGTAGATAGTTTTGAGGCTGTTCCGCCAGTAAAAACTCCTTCGATTAGCGATTTTAAAGAAGAAAAAAAGGACGAGAAAAAAGTCGAAACTGCTATTCTTGAAACTCCAGTTCAGCCAAAATCGGTAAGCTTAAACGAAAAACTGGCAAGAGGTTTTCATATTGATTTAAATGATAGAATTGCTTTCACTAAAAATCTTTTCGGAAATAGTACAGAAGATTATAGCCGTGTTTTAAACCAATTAATGACTTTTGATTCTTATAGCGAAGCAAAAGATTTTATCGAAGACATGGTAAAACCTGATTATAATAATTGGGAAGGAAAAGACGATTACGCAGAACGTTTTATGGGAATTATTGAGAAAAAATTCTCGTAAAACAAAACACAAATTTCACAGATTAAGACGATTTTTTCTTTGTAAAATTTTTACTAGAATTCAAAATCTGTGATAATTAGTGCAATCCGTGTTAAATATTTAAAATAAATTATGTCAAAATTATACATCGTTCCAACGCCAATTGGCAATCTTGAAGACATGACTTTTAGAGCCATTCGGGTTTTGAAAGAAGTCGATTTGATTTTGGCGGAAGATACACGCACAAGCGGAAAATTGTTGAAGCATTTTGAAATTGGCACGCACATGCACAGCCATCATATGCACAACGAACACAAAACAACTGAAAACTTAATTGCTCGTTTGAAAGCTGGTGAAACTATCGCTTTAATTTCAGACGCAGGAACTCCAGCCATTTCAGATCCAGGATTTTTATTGACGAGAGCTTGTGTAGAAAATAAAATCGAAGTTGAATGTCTTCCTGGAGCAACAGCTTTTGTCCCAGCATTGGTAAACAGTGGACTCCCAAATGATAAATTTGTTTTTGAAGGTTTCCTGCCTGATAAAAAAGGACGTCAGACTCGTTTTTTGACTTTAGCCGAAGAAACCCGAACGATGATTTTATACGTTTCTCCGCATAAACTCGTTAAGACTCTAGCCGAATTTGTACAATATTTTGGAGAAGACAGACAAGTTTGCGTTTCGAGAGAATTATCAAAATTACATGAAGAAAATGTACGCGGAACCGCAAAAGAAGTTCTGACACATTTCGAAAAAACAGCACCACGCGGCGAAATCGTCGTTGTCGTTGCTGGAAAAACTATAACAAAAGAGCCTAAGAAAAGCAAGTTTTCTAAGGATGAAGAAGAATAAATAATTATTTCAGCCACAGATTAAAAAGATTAACACAGATTAAAATAAGGTTGCCACGAATTTCACAAATTAGCACGAATTGAATTAGTGAAATTCGCGAAATTCGTGGCAAAAAAAATCCTTTTTAATCTCTTTAATCTGTGGCAAAAAAACTAAATCATAATCATGAGCATTCAAGCCTTTTTAGAAAAAGTAAAACAAACTCCAACACAAATCACATTTCCTGAAACTATTGCAGTAATTGAAGAAAATTACAATTTTACACCAACTGCTTTTCAAAACGGAACACAACATAATGCAGCAGGCGAAAATTCAGGTTCTTGCAAATTGTTTTCTTTCGCGAAACTGCAAAACTTAAGTAAAGAAGAAACATTAGCGTGTTTTGGAGCTTTTTATTTTGAAGAAGTTTTAGGAGATCCAAACGGAACAAACCACCAAAACATTAGAAATTTCATCAACTCAGGTTGGGACGGAATTCAGTTTGAAGGAAATGCTTTAGAAGCGAAGTAATATTTTAGATTTTAGAGTGTAGATTTTAGATTTCTGAAATCTACACTCTAAAAATCAAGCTATAAAACTTTATCAAAGTTGAAACAGAATATTTTTGCCACAGATTTCACAGATTAAAAAGATTAAAAATTGAGAATTAAAAATCTGCTAGATCTGCAAAATCTGCGTGAGAAAATTAAACACATAGAAACATAGATTTTTATTTGTGAATAAAAGAAATTAAAAAGAAACTAGTTTCTAACACATAGAGCTATGTGAATTTATGCAAGTGAAACGCCTTTTTTAAGTTTCCAATAAACTATGTTTCTATGTGTTAAAAAAAAATTACCAATCAGATTAAACGATTTCCGTCCCGATAGCTATCGGGACTAAAATCAATAATCTAAAATCTAATATCAATCCATGCGTTGGACATTGAAACCAAAACCTTCTGAAGATAAAATCAAGCATCTGGCGCAAGCCTTAAATGTAGAAGATTTTGTAGCAACATTACTTATTCAACGCGGCATTGAAACTTTTGACGAAGCCAAACATTTTTTCCGCCCATCTTTAGAACATTTGCATGATCCGTATTTAATGAAAGATATGGACAAAGCTGTTGCTAGAATTGAATTGGCAATTGAAAATCAAGAAAACATTCTAGTTTTCGGCGATTATGATGTAGACGGGACAACGGCGGTTTCTTTAGTTTCTTCATATTTAAAATCTCACTATCCTCATGTTGCCACTTACATTCCGGATCGTTACGACGAAGGTTATGGCATTTCGTATAAAGGAATTGATTATGCAGACGACAACGGAATTTCTTTAATTATAGCTCTCGACTGCGGTATCAAATCGATTGATCATATCGCTTACGCGAAAGCTAAAAAAATCGATTTTATTGTTTGTGATCACCACCGTCCCGGAGAATTTCTTCCAGATGCGGTTGCTGTTTTAGACCCAAAAAGAGGAGACTGCTCCTACCCTTATGATGAATTGTGCGGTTGCGGAGTTGGTTTTAAACTGATTCAGGCTTTGGGACAAAACCGAAATGAAACGATTGAAGATTTAGTTCCGTATCTGGATTTGGTTGCTACTGCAATTGCTGCTGATATTGTTCCGATAACGGGAGAAAATCGTGTTTTGGCTTACTTTGGATTGAAGGTGATCAATAGCGAACCAAGACCCGGAATTAAAGCTTTAACGCATCAAGTAAAAAAGAAAGTTCTAGATATTACTGACGTTGTTTTTATCATTTCACCAAGAATTAATGCTGCAGGACGAATCAAACACGGAAATCATGCCGTAGAATTATTGACCGAATTTAATTTTGAACAAGCACAGCAATTCGCTTCAGAAATTGAACAATACAACGCCGACCGAAAAGATTTAGATAAAAAAATCACCAAAGAAGCTTTTCAGCAAATTATAGAAAATAACGAAGAAGAACGTTTTTCAACCGTTGTTTTTCAGGAAGACTGGCACAAAGGCGTGATCGGAATTGTAGCTTCAAGATTGATTGAGACCTATTATCGCCCAACTTTAGTTTTCACTAAAAGTGGTGACAAATATGCGGCCTCTGCCCGATCTGTAAAAGGATTTGATGTTTATAATGCATTAGACGCCTGCGCCGAACATTTGGAACAATTTGGAGGCCACATGTACGCTGCAGGAATGACTTTAAAAGCAGAAAATTATCAGACCTTTAAAGACGCTTTTGAGAAACAAGTTTCTGAAACGATCTTACCCGAAATGCTTACTCCAGAAATTGAGATCGATGCCGAAATCAATTTCTCTGATATAACACCTAAATTAATTCGAATTTTAAAACAATTTGAACCTTTCGGCCCACAAAATATGACGCCTGTATTTATGACTGAAAATGCGATTGATACAGGTTATGCAAAAACTTTGGGTGCAGAAGAAGAGCATTTAAGGCTTTTTGCCAAACAAAACAACTCCGACGGAATCGCAGCAATAGGTTTTGGCTTAGGAAAAAAATTAAATATTGTAAAAAATCAAAATCCGTTTCAATTGGCATATTGCATTGCCGAAAATGAATGGAACGGCACAATTTCAACTCAGCTTATGCTGAAAGACATTAGAACAGATGGAAGAAATTAAATCCAATAAACCTGATCCGTATCAGGCACTTCGTTATAGAGAATTCAACGTATTTTTATTATTGCGTTTTGCGATGGTTTTTGCCTGGTCAATGCAATTTATTGTAATCGAATGGGAAGTTTACAGTTTAACTAAAAACCCGCTTTCGCTAGGAATTATTGGTTTAATGGAAGTAATTCCTGCCGTCGGAATGGCTTTGTTTGCAGGACATATTGTAGACCAAAGAGAAAAGAAAGGATTATTGGTAAAATGTATTTTAGGATTTTCAGTAATCAGTTTTGGGCTATTTTTGCTGACTTGGCCTAAAGTAGTAGGCGGTTGGTCTTCAAATGTAATCTTGTATTCCATTTACGCTTTAGTATTTTTTGGAGGATTGGTTCGTGCTTTTATGGGACCAACTATTTTCTCGCTTTTATCCTTAATTATTCCTAAAAAAGTATACCCAAATGCGGCAACTTGGAGCAGTTCGGTTTGGCAGATTGGAGCCGTTATGGGACCAGCATTAGCAGGATTCTCAATCAACTGGATTGGCGTTCACTGGTCAATGTGTCTCGTTTTCGGATTCTCGATTCTTTCCTTAATTGCTTTATCGCAAATTAGTGCAAAACCAATTATAAATCCGAAAATTGGCGAATCAATTAAAGATAGTCTTACTGAAGGTCTAACTTTTGTATTTAAAAACAAAATTGTTTTAGGTGCATTATCACTTGATATGATTGCGGTTCTTTTTGGAGGCGCCGTGGCGTTACTACCGGTTTTTGCTCAAGATATTTTAAAAGTAGGGTCTGAAGGTTTCGGAATTTTAAGAGCGGCTCCTGCTGTGGGTGCTTTTATTACAATGATTGTTTCGGCTTATGTACCTTTATACAAAAATGCAGGAAAGAAACTTTTAATTGCCATCTTTGTTTTCGGATTATCGATCATTCTATTTGGTCTTTCTACTTATTTCTGGCTTTCTGTTTTCGCCTTATTTTTAAGCGGATTGGCTGATGGAATTTCAGTAGTGATACGTCAGACAATTTTACAGCTTAAAACTCCAGACCACATGCGCGGACGAGTTGGTGCTGTAAATTCAATTTTTGTTGGATCTTCTAATGAATTAGGTGCTTTTGAAAGTGGTGCGACTGCCAAAATGATGGGCGCTGTAACATCGGTTGTTTTTGGAGGAAGTGTTACACTCTTAACTGTAATTTTCACTGCATTAAAATCGCCAACATTTAGAAACTTAGATTTAAAGAGAGATATGGATGAACATCATAAATTAGAATAGGTGAAATCATTTTTTCTTTCTTTTTTTCTCGTGTTTTCCTTTTTCGCCAAAGGGCAAAATCTCTACATCAAAACTTACGGAAATGAAAAGAACAAACCCATAATTTTCATTCACGGAGGACCAAGTGGCAATGCAACCTTATTTGAAGGAACAACGGCTCAAAAACTAGCCGATCAAGGCTTTTATGTTATAGCTTACGACCGAAGAGGCGAAGGAAGATCTGCAGATCCAAATGCTAAATTCACTTATGAAGAAGCTTTTCAGGATTTGAATTCCCTTTATAAAAAATATAATTTAAAGAAAGCTATTATTCTAGGCCATAGTTTTGGCGGCTTGGTGGCGACACTTTATACAAATAAATATCCGCAAAATGTAAGCACTTTGGTTTTGGCTGGCGCTTTATTTTCTCAACAGGAAACTTACGATCACATTTTAAATACGCTGAAGAAAAAGTACAGCAACGATTCTGAACAATTAAAAAAAATCAGCATTGTTGAGAACCTAAATAAAAATTCAGCCGAATATAGAAAAGGATGTTATGAACTTGCTGGAGAAAATGGCTTTTTTAAAATGCCAAATCCAACTGTAGATTCTAAAAAACTATATGCCGATTATGAAGCTGGTGAATTTTATAAAACTAATATTCGAAACAAAAATGCACCACTTCTTTTTTATCAAAACGAAAAGCAAAATAATATCGATACTCGTCCAATTTTAAAGAAAATCAAAACCGCTGGAGCTCCCATTTATGGAATTTACGGAAAAGATGATGGCATTTTTTCATTAGACCAAATCAATTCTCTAAAGGAAATAACTGGAGAAAAACACTTTACTTTGCTTGATAACTGCTCGCATTATTTATTTGTTGACCAACAGGCAGCATTTATTTCTAAGCTAAAAAATTGGCTAAAATAATCTTATTATGAGATAAAATTTCATAAAAAAAACAAAATCACGAACACTTTATAAACAGCTAAAAATCAAATAGCAATATTGGTTTTTAGCTTTTTTTTATGCTTTTCTTAGTCAAGTATTAATACAAAGAGTATGTATCTTTGTAGCCTAAAAAAATTGCCATGAAAGACATCGAGCAGATATACCGAAACGATTTTGGAATTTCATTTTATTGGAAAGAAGGCAACGAAATTATATCAGATAAAATCCAGTTGCTTTTTAAACAAATGGGATTTTATTTTTCAGTTGAGGAATTAAATGAATTTCACAATTTAATTGAAGACTGCGTAACCGACCACAATGATTATGATGCACGTGGAGTAAAACGCGCCTTCGATAAATTTTTATTGAAAACTCCTTATGTTGCTATAGATTTAGAAATATCACCAGTGGAATTAGATTCTATAAAAGACTTGGTTGATGGTTCATTATTTCGACTTCACCTTAATGAATATATATACGGTTCGGGTATGAACTAAAGCGTACTCAAAAAAAATCTTTTTCAAACTTTTATGATTTTTTTATTTAGAATTAATATAAATAATATTTATATTTGTTGAAATAAAAGGATTTAAGATGAGAGAAATTGAGCAGATATATCATAACAACTTTGGAATAGCTTTTTACTGGAAAGATCACAACACTACGATTTCAGATAAAGTGCAATTGGTTTTTAAAGAAACTGGTTTTTATTTTACCGTTCAGGAATTAAATCATTTTTGCGATTTAATTGAAGACAGCATGATAGAAAATGCTTGTTGCAAAGCATGTGAATTGAAATATTCCTGTCATAAATTTTTATTGAAAACACCTTGCAATTCTATAGATCTGGCTGTAAACATGACCGAATTAAAATCGATTAAAGATTTGGTTGAAGGTTCTTTATTTAAAATTGAACTGGATGAATATGTTTATGGAGTTGGCATGAATTAAGAAGCATTCTAAATATTTTAACAGCATTTTTTCATTATTGAAATATATTTTGATTCAATTCAAAAAAAAGTATATTTACAGCAATGAAAAAAGCTGCATTTCTACTTACCTTATCACTTCTGGCAATTCTCTTTGCTAGTTGCAACAACAAATCAGAGGAATATATTGATCCGCGTGGGACTGATTATGCGGGTTCAGAAAGTTGTATACAATGCCATAAAGTACAATCTGACATGGCATTCAAAAGTTCGCATTTTAAAGCAACCGCTCCAGCAATTTTAGGAAATGTTTCTGGTGACTTTGATTCTAAAAATCATACTTTCATTTATGACAAAGAGACCAAATTGGTCATGGAAAAACGTGGAGATAGTTTGTATCAAGTCGTTTACAAAAATGGTAAAGAAACAGCCAAATACAAATTTGAAATTGTTTTTGGAACCAAGCACGCTCAAACTTCTGTTTACTGGAAAGATAATAATACATACGAATTGCCAGTTTCTTTTTATCACTCCATAAACAATTGGGCAACAAGTCCAGGTTTTCCTGCCGACAAGCCTTATTTTGATCGAATGGTGGTTAAAGATTGCTATTCTTGCCATGCCTCAAATGCTAGCAGCCGAAGCGTGAATCAAAATTCTGAACAAAGAAATATGATGTCTATGGATGTTGAAGATATCATTAGAAAAGAAACAATTGTTTACGGAATTGATTGCGAACGCTGCCACGGTCCCGCAAAAAAACACGTTGAGTTTCATTTAAAAAATCCAAATGTCAAAATTGCCAATAGCATTACAAGTTTTAAAACTCTAAATAGACAGCAAAAATTGGATGCTTGCGCTTTATGTCACGCAGGAAATGATGGTATGAAATTAAAATCTCGTTTTGAGTTTAAACCTGGAAATAATTTATCAGAATTCTTTCGTGAGACCAAAAGTATTACCGATACAGCAAATTTTGATGTTCACGGCAATCAATATCGATTGATGGCTCAGAGCAAATGTTTTATAAAAAGCGATAAAATGGATTGTATTACCTGCCATAATCCACATGAAAATGCTTCCAAAAACATGGCTTCCTATTCTAAAATCTGTATGAGCTGCCATCAAGGTTTAAAGCACAAAGAAAGCACTTTAAAAACAATGCCAGAGAAATTATTGACCAGTAATTGCGTAGAATGCCATATGCCGAAAAAAGCATCCGGAGCAATTAAATTTCAGCTTTCAAACAGCAAACAGCTTTCAGAATATATTCTGCGAACGCATAAAATTGGAATTTACCCAACAAGCGCAAAATGAAAATTTTGTTTTATTTTTTTTGACAAAGGACTTCGAATTAAGTTCAACAATAATATTTGCCCTTTTCGAATTTCGACTTTCGACTTTCGACTTTTTGACTAAACTATTTTTCGAATTTTTTAAGCTCGAATTTTTCGCCGTCAAAAACACCGTAAGTAAAATATCCAATCCAATCGCCAAGATTTACATATTCGGAATTTTCGCCAACTGGAATAATCATTGGCAAATGGCGGTGTCCGAAGATAAAATAGTTATAATGTTTGGTTTCTAGTTTTCGTTTGGCATATAAAACAAGCCATTCATTTTCTTCACCTAAAAACTTCACATCTTCATCGCCAGAAATCAGTTTATTTTTGACCGATAAATATTGAGCTAAACTTACGCCGACATCGGGATGTAACCAACGGAAAAGCCATTTTGAAAACGGATTTGTAAATACCTTTTTCATTCGCTTGTAGCCTTTATCACCAGGACCTTTTCCGTCTCCGTGACCAATTAGAAAGGTTTTTCCATTAAAAGTAAATTCTTTGTTATCGTGATAAACCGGAATATTCAATTCGGTTTCAAAATAATCATTCATCCACAAATCATGATTTCCGACAAAAAAATAAACTGGAATTCCGCTGTCACGAATTTCGGCCAACTTACCTAAAATTCGAACAAAACCTTTCGGAACAACCGTTTTATATTCAAACCAAAAATCAAATAAATCTCCCAATAAAAAAATTGCTTCGGCATCTTCCTTAACCTCATCAAGCCACGCCACGAATTTCTTTTCACGCGGTAAACTCAATTCTGGAGTTGGCGCACCAAAATGCTGATCTGAAGCAAAATATATTTTTTTCATGAGAGAAGTTAGAAGTTTTTTGTTAGGAGTTATGAGGAATAAATTAATAGCTAGAAGTTATACGTTTCGACGTCTAACTTTTAACGTTTAACTTATAACCTTTTACTGATTATCAGATGCGTACCATTCTGCAAAAGACGATTCTGTTTCTTGAAGTTTTAATGAGAAAAGAGAAATTCCTTCTGGCAGACGACTTTTAATTCTTTCAGCAAAATCAACCACCATATTTTCGCTTGTTGGCTGATAATCTACTAAGATAACGTGATGTCCGCGGTTTTTCAATTCATTTGCCAATTCGATATGCGGAGTTGTCTGATTAAAAACAGTAGCATGATCAAATTGATCGACGATTTCTTCTTTTACAATTTTCTTTAGATCAGAGAAGTCAATCACCATTCCGAACTTTACATTCGATCGGTCAGTAATTGGCGAACCAATAACCGTTACCGATAATTTATAACTGTGTCCGTGAACGTTCTTGCATTTTCCGTCGTAACCGTACAAAGCGTGACCGGTTTCGAAACTAAATTGTTTTGTAATTCTGATATTACTCATCGATTTTTAATTTTAAGCTTGCAAATTTACAAATTAATTGCCGTTTTTAGCTCTTTTTTTAGCTCTAAGATACATCCACAAAGCAATTCCGCCCAAAACTAGAAACGGAATAAAAGATCCAATGACAACCCCAATTTGATAACCGCTATCTGGA from Flavobacterium sp. KACC 22763 includes these protein-coding regions:
- a CDS encoding MFS transporter — encoded protein: MEEIKSNKPDPYQALRYREFNVFLLLRFAMVFAWSMQFIVIEWEVYSLTKNPLSLGIIGLMEVIPAVGMALFAGHIVDQREKKGLLVKCILGFSVISFGLFLLTWPKVVGGWSSNVILYSIYALVFFGGLVRAFMGPTIFSLLSLIIPKKVYPNAATWSSSVWQIGAVMGPALAGFSINWIGVHWSMCLVFGFSILSLIALSQISAKPIINPKIGESIKDSLTEGLTFVFKNKIVLGALSLDMIAVLFGGAVALLPVFAQDILKVGSEGFGILRAAPAVGAFITMIVSAYVPLYKNAGKKLLIAIFVFGLSIILFGLSTYFWLSVFALFLSGLADGISVVIRQTILQLKTPDHMRGRVGAVNSIFVGSSNELGAFESGATAKMMGAVTSVVFGGSVTLLTVIFTALKSPTFRNLDLKRDMDEHHKLE
- a CDS encoding alpha/beta fold hydrolase, with translation MKSFFLSFFLVFSFFAKGQNLYIKTYGNEKNKPIIFIHGGPSGNATLFEGTTAQKLADQGFYVIAYDRRGEGRSADPNAKFTYEEAFQDLNSLYKKYNLKKAIILGHSFGGLVATLYTNKYPQNVSTLVLAGALFSQQETYDHILNTLKKKYSNDSEQLKKISIVENLNKNSAEYRKGCYELAGENGFFKMPNPTVDSKKLYADYEAGEFYKTNIRNKNAPLLFYQNEKQNNIDTRPILKKIKTAGAPIYGIYGKDDGIFSLDQINSLKEITGEKHFTLLDNCSHYLFVDQQAAFISKLKNWLK
- a CDS encoding cytochrome c3 family protein encodes the protein MKKAAFLLTLSLLAILFASCNNKSEEYIDPRGTDYAGSESCIQCHKVQSDMAFKSSHFKATAPAILGNVSGDFDSKNHTFIYDKETKLVMEKRGDSLYQVVYKNGKETAKYKFEIVFGTKHAQTSVYWKDNNTYELPVSFYHSINNWATSPGFPADKPYFDRMVVKDCYSCHASNASSRSVNQNSEQRNMMSMDVEDIIRKETIVYGIDCERCHGPAKKHVEFHLKNPNVKIANSITSFKTLNRQQKLDACALCHAGNDGMKLKSRFEFKPGNNLSEFFRETKSITDTANFDVHGNQYRLMAQSKCFIKSDKMDCITCHNPHENASKNMASYSKICMSCHQGLKHKESTLKTMPEKLLTSNCVECHMPKKASGAIKFQLSNSKQLSEYILRTHKIGIYPTSAK
- a CDS encoding UDP-2,3-diacylglucosamine diphosphatase; amino-acid sequence: MKKIYFASDQHFGAPTPELSLPREKKFVAWLDEVKEDAEAIFLLGDLFDFWFEYKTVVPKGFVRILGKLAEIRDSGIPVYFFVGNHDLWMNDYFETELNIPVYHDNKEFTFNGKTFLIGHGDGKGPGDKGYKRMKKVFTNPFSKWLFRWLHPDVGVSLAQYLSVKNKLISGDEDVKFLGEENEWLVLYAKRKLETKHYNYFIFGHRHLPMIIPVGENSEYVNLGDWIGYFTYGVFDGEKFELKKFEK
- a CDS encoding 6-pyruvoyl trahydropterin synthase family protein, with amino-acid sequence MSNIRITKQFSFETGHALYGYDGKCKNVHGHSYKLSVTVIGSPITDRSNVKFGMVIDFSDLKKIVKEEIVDQFDHATVFNQTTPHIELANELKNRGHHVILVDYQPTSENMVVDFAERIKSRLPEGISLFSLKLQETESSFAEWYASDNQ